From the Manis pentadactyla isolate mManPen7 chromosome 7, mManPen7.hap1, whole genome shotgun sequence genome, one window contains:
- the BZW2 gene encoding eIF5-mimic protein 1: MNKHQKPVLTGQRFKTRKRDEKEKFEPTVFRDTLVQGLNEAGDDLEAVAKFLDSTGSRLDYRRYADTLFDILVAGSMLAPGGTRIDDGDKTKMTNHCVFSANEDHETIRNYAQVFNKLIRRYKYLEKAFEDEMKKLLLFLKAFSETEQTKLAMLSGILLGNGTLPATILTSLFTDSLVKEGIAASFAVKLFKAWMAEKDANSVTSSLRKANLDKRLLELFPVNRQSVDHFAKYFTDAGLKELSDFLRVQQSLGTRKELQKELQERLSQECPIKEVVLYVKEEMKRNDLPETAVIGLLWTCIMNAVEWNKKEELVAEQALKHLKQYAPLLAVFSSQGQSELILLQKIQEYCYDNIHFMKAFQKIVVLFYKADVLSEEAILKWYKEAHVAKGKSVFLDQMKKFVEWLQNAEEESESEGEEN, encoded by the exons ATGAATAAGCATCAGAAGCCAGTGCTAACAGGCCAGAGGTTCAAAACTCGGAAAAGGG atgaaaaagagaaattcGAACCCACAGTCTTCAGGGATACACTTGTCCAGGGACTTAATGAAGCTGGTGATGACCTTGAAGCTGTAGCCAAGTTTCTGGACTCTACAGGCTCAAGATTAGATTATCGTCGCTATGCAGACACACTCTTCGATATCCTGGTGGCTGGCAGCATGCTTG CCCCTGGAGGAACACGCATAGATGATGGCGACAAGACCAAGATGACCAACCACTGTGTGTTTTCAGCAAATGAAGATCATGAAACCATCCGAAACTATGCTCAG gtcttcaATAAACTCATCAGGAGATATAAGTATTTGGAAAAGGCatttgaagatgaaatgaaaaag cttctcctcttccttAAAGCCTTTTCCGAAACAGAGCAGACAAAGTTAGCAATGCTGTCGGGGATCCTGCTGGGCAATGGCACCCTTCCTGCCACCATCCTCACCAGTCTCTTCACAGACAGCTTAGTCAAAGAAG gcatTGCAGCCTCCTTTGCTGTCAAGCTTTTCAAAGCATGGATGGCAGAAAAAGATGCCAACTCTGTTACCTCTTCTTTGAGAAAAGCCAACTTAGATAAGAGGCTGCTT gaGCTCTTTCCAGTTAACAGACAGAGTGTGGATCATTTTGCTAAGTACTTCACTGATGCAGGTCTGAAGGAGCTTTCCGACTTCCTCCGAGTCCAGCAGTCCCTGGGCACCAGGAAGGAACTTCAGAAGGAGCTCCAGGAGCGTCTTTCTCAGGAATGCCCAATCAAGGAG GTAGTGCTCTACgttaaagaagaaatgaagaggaaTGATCTTCCAGAAACAGCAGTGATTGGGCTTCTGTGGACCTGTATAATGAATGCTGTTGAATGgaacaagaaggaagaactaGTGGCAGAGCAGGCCCTTAAGCATCTGAAG CAATATGCCCCACTGCTGGCTGTGTTCAGCTCCCAAGGCCAGTCCGAGCTGATCCTCCTCCAGAAGATTCAGGAATACTGTTACGACAACATCCACTTCATGAAAGCCTTTCAGAAGATTGTGGTTCTCTTTTATAAAG CTGACGTGCTGAGTGAAGAAGCAATATTGAAATGGTACAAAGAAGCACATGTTGCCAAAGGCAAAAGTGTTTTTCTTGACCAGATGAAGAAATTTGTTGAGTGGTTACAAAATGCAGAAGaag aATCTGAATCAGAAGGGGAAGAAAATTAG